From Triticum urartu cultivar G1812 chromosome 2, Tu2.1, whole genome shotgun sequence, a single genomic window includes:
- the LOC125538382 gene encoding auxin response factor 9 gives MAMANPSAAGAPGICSDALFRELWHACAGPLITVPRQGERVYYFPQGHMEQLEASTNQQLDQYLPMFNLPSKILCSVVNVELRTEADSDEVYAQIMLQPEANQGELTSLGPEPKELEKGTIHSFCKTLTASDTSTHGGFSVLRRHAEECLPPLDMSQNPPCQELVAKDLHGTDWHFRHIFRGQPRRHLLTTGWSVFVSSKRLVAGDAFIFLRGENGELRVGVRRHMRQVNNMPSSVISSHSMHLGVLATASHAISTGTLFSVFYKPRTSQSEFVVSVNKYLEAKKQNISVGMRFKMKFEGDEALERRFSGTIIGIGSTPTVSTSLWADSDWKSLKVQWDEPSSILRPDRVSPWELEPLDAANPQPPQPPLRNKRPRLPASPSVVPELAPKFGLWKSPAEPSQTLSFSEPQQARGLFTNSRFSSSSNVAFNQFYWPARESREDSYAGSTNKVTVERKLEPAAGGCRLFGIEIRSAVEETQPVLTVSGDGYDQTAASVDVDSGELSQPSNMNNSGAQAASSERALLETQSRQVRSCTKVIMTGMAVGRAVDLTKLYGYVDLHRKLEEMFDIQGELCSTLKKWQVVYADEEDDMMLVGDDPWDEFCNMAKRIYIYTYEEAKQLAPKAAKLSRVNSSHESATPQSGSDYPASFANADC, from the exons GAATCTGTAGCGACGCACTGTTCCGGGAGCTATGGCATGCTTGTGCCGGTCCGTTGATCACAGTACCCAGACAAGGCGAACGAGTCTATTACTTTCCCCAGGGTCATATGGAACAG CTTGAGGCATCTACAAACCAGCAGCTTGACCAGTACCTGCCGATGTTCAACCTACCATCCAAAATCCTATGCAGCGTGGTCAACGTAGAGCTCCGG ACGGAAGCTGATTCAGATGAAGTTTACGCTCAAATTATGCTGCAACCAGAGGCTAAT CAAGGTGAGCTCACAAGCTTGGGTCCTGAGCCAAAAGAACTCGAAAAAGGCACCATACATTCCTTTTGCAAGACACTGACAGCTTCGGATACGAGTACCCATGGTGGTTTCTCTGTTCTTAGGAGGCATGCTGAAGAGTGTCTTCCTCCGCTG GACATGTCTCAGAATCCACCATGTCAAGAACTGGTAGCCAAAGATCTCCATGGAACTGACTGGCATTTTCGTCACATATTTCGGG GACAGCCTAGGCGACATCTACTTACAACTGGCTGGAGTGTCTTTGTTAGCTCAAAAAGATTGGTTGCTGGTGATGCATTTATCTTTCTGAG AGGTGAAAATGGTGAGTTGCGGGTTGGAGTAAGGAGGCATATGAGGCAAGTAAATAACATGCCATCATCTGTGATATCAAGCCACAGCATGCATCTTGGAGTCCTTGCAACAGCCTCCCATGCAATCTCCACTGGGACCCTCTTTTCTGTTTTCTATAAACCCAG AACAAGTCAATCTGAGTTTGTGGTGAGTGTTAACAAGTACCTTGAAGCGAAGAAGCAGAACATTTCTGTTGGAATGAGATTTAAGATGAAATTTGAAGGCGATGAAGCTCTTGAAAGAAG GTTCAGTGGAACAATAATTGGTATTGGGAGCACGCCGACGGTGTCAACATCTCTATGGGCAGATTCTGATTGGAAATCTCTGAAG GTCCAATGGGATGAGCCTTCATCCATTCTTCGTCCAGATAGAGTTTCACCATGGGAATTGGAGCCACTGGATGCAGCTAATCCACAACCCCCTCAACCTCCACTGAGAAATAAGCGTCCCCGACTTCCAGCTTCACCTTCTGTGGTTCCAGAACTTGCTCCAAAATTTG GACTATGGAAGTCCCCGGCTGAACCAAGCCAAACCCTCTCATTTTCGGAGCCACAACAGGCTCGAGGGTTATTTACTAATTCACGCTTCTCATCATCATCAAACGTTGCATTCAATCAGTTCTACTGGCCAGCAAGAGAATCAAGAGAAGACTCTTATGCTGGAAGTACTAACAAAGTCACTGTTGAAAGAAAGCTTGAACCAGCTGCTGGTGGTTGCAGATTATTTGGAATTGAGATAAGATCTGCTGTGGAAGAAACACAACCCGTGCTAACTGTCTCAGGTGATGGTTATGACCAAACGGCTGCATCTGTAGACGTGGACTCTGGCGAGCTCTCGCAGCCATCCAATATGAACAACTCTGGTGCCCAAGCAGCAAGCAGTGAGCGTGCTCTTCTTGAGACCCAAAGTCGCCAAGTTAGAAGCTGCACAAAG GTAATTATGACAGGAATGGCAGTTGGAAGAGCAGTGGACTTGACAAAGCTATATGGGTATGTTGATCTTCACCGCAAGTTGGAGGAGATGTTTGATATACAGGGGGAGCTATGTTCCACACTCAAGAAATGGCAGGTTGTTTATGCGGATGAAGAGGATGATATGATGCTCGTTGGGGACGATCCTTGGGA CGAGTTTTGCAACATGGCGAAAAGAATTTACATTTATACATATGAGGAGGCCAAGCAGTTGGCACCAAAGGCCGCCAAGCTCAGCCGTGTGAACTCATCACATGAATCGGCCACTCCGCAGAGTGGCTCAGACTACCCAGCCTCGTTTGCCAATGCAGATTGCTGA